The DNA sequence GAGCGAgctagcgagagagagagagagagagagagagagagagagagagagagagaggtggacAGATCACTGACCGATGAGTGGCTGGTCCTCCAGGgacgcagcggcggcggcggatgccGCGCGCTTGCGCTTGGACTGGGGCGGCGCGAGCCCTTCCGCGTCGGCGACATCCTCGAAGTCCGCCGCGTGGTACTCCTCCCGCGGCCGCGGCGGGCGGCCGCGGCGCTTCTGCAGCACGAACCCCACACCAACCACAAAGCAAAATTCAGCCAAACACAGTGGTAGGAGTCGCAGCTAATACGGGGTCCGGCCAGCGCAGTGGTGGAGACTTACCGGGCGGCGGAGCGAGGCGAGCGTCTCCTCCATTGGGGTTTGGATCTCGCGGCAAGGAAGGAAGCGGGCAAACCCTAGGAGGGGGATTTTGGGGCGCGCGAGTGGATGCCGTTTGGGAGGGAAAGAAATGGAAAAGAAGGCGAGCTGCAGCTGCCAGTCGGGATGCGTGGGGTCGGACCGACGACGGGGCCACGAAGAAGGGAATGAGAAGGCGTAAATGGAGAGGTTTTGTGAAATACGTCTTGCAGTCACGGATACGGAAAGATGTGAGTGGTGAGATTTTCAGGCCTTCAGGGTGCaaatcaagagagacaatctttAGATCAAATAgttagtttagaaaaaaaaatctattagCTATAAAAATGTCTTTAAAGATAACGTATAAATAGCTAGCTAGATGAGGTatagaaataataaaaaagtaaCACTTCCAATGACTATAAAaagagagatcaaatagctagcgacttccaAATAACTAATCTACCACTATCTCCTGGAAATCTCTCTCACATAACTCTCCACTACAAATAACTAATCTAGCACTATCTCCTGCAAATATCTCTCACATAACTCTCCACTATagtgtttatttttttaatttatatatgtCATCTTACTAGCTATTTGTAAATTGTCATTAATAGCCAATAAAATTCCTCATAGATTAGCTACTTGGGAAGAGACGTCCTTCCTGAAAAACGTTCGATGTGTTTGGGATGAATACAAATCAAAAGATCCTCCCGTGAATATTTCAAGCATAGTATTCACTCCAAAATGGATTGATAATTTACATATATCTATTAATTCGGAGATGATACATATTTTGTGATCCAATATGTAGAGTACGTAATTCATAAATACAAATTCATCAAGAGCCGTGTGGTCTCTGGTCAGGCAACTAGCCTACATCAGCATGTACAAGCTTAGCAAGTGAATCTACTACCTATATTTACACCAATTCATTATTCCTAATAAGCGAAGTTAATTTACAAAACTTTTGCTGAACCCAGTCACCACGGTATGCTGGTTTCAGTTCCCATTGCCAGCAAGCAGCGGCACACTGCTCTCAGTCGGTGAACCAGGGTGGAAGGGGACGAAGCCACGGCCGCCAAAAACCGGCCGCATGAAACCGTCGTCAAACTTGCGCCAGTAATAGTGGACCGACCGTGCCGGGCTCGCTAGGAGCAAACGGAGGCTTGTCGGGCGGCGTAGGCTTATGCCGTTCTCAATATCAGGGAGACCAGGGCTGTTCGTGGCCAGCTGCTCAAAGAAAGACTTTGGGCTGGATGGTTCAGAAAGGGCGCTGGCTTCCCTGGATAGGTGCCTTGGTGGGATCAAGAGCCTGATCAGCGGTTTGGTCAGTAGCCCAAAGACCTGCAAGAACAGAGGATAATTGTTCTATTCAGAACCATGTTGTAGCAGGAAAAGGAATGCCCCTATCACGTCATGTTCTTATGTTTGGTATTTGTCTGCAATATAAGTTTGAAAATCAACCTAGGTTGTTATATTGTGTGTACTAGGTGAGGAAAAACTTACAATTGTGCTGAAAAGAACAACAGTGATTGTGCTTGTGATCATGATAGCATTGCTAGGTTGCTGAGTATGGCCTGATCTTGTGAACTGCACAATAGAAAACCACTGGTTAGATAAAAGGCATTAACAACAGACAATTGAACATTTAACACTACAGATCTTTTGAGGCTAGTGTATTCAAGCATATATAAGAAAGAAAATCAAACCACTAGTGAACAATTTAATTTACAAACAGATGGACCAAACACAAGATTTACCTTATTGTAAGCCAACGCAATGGACACAGCACCTCTCATGAGACCCGCCCACCAAACAATAACCtgaatgatcactatcaagtaaGGAACATAACTGTTTCAAGAGGACATAAGAAGTTAAGATGTTGCTAAGTTAAAGACTCACCTGCTGCCTAAAAGATATCTTTCCATTTGGAGTttttttggtcaaatttgataGAAATGATAATGGGAAAACGAAAGCAGCTCTTGAAACCAGCACCAAGGCTAAAATAGTGGAGCTCAAAGCAACAGATTTTACTGGGCTGCACATGACAGAACATACAGATTCAGGAAAAAAAAACCTTACTTGAGcaatgaagagagagagaaagagggaGAGAGCATGCCTGTAAGTTTGACTGACAATCTTCCACTTCTCTATATCCAATGCATCCATGCCAACATAGAGAAACAGAAAAGTCTCGGCGATAAATGACAATGTTGCAAAGGCATGTCTGTGATCCATCCAATGGTATATTAGTATATGCATTAGCAAAGGATGCATGATCAAAGGAAAATGTCCACACAGAAGCTACGAAGCTACTTACTTGGTTGTGACCCTGGAACTTTCTGTTACATTGTGCCAGGTATAGTGGGACATTACGATACCGCAGAAGAACACTGTGAGAATGCCACTCAAATCAAGCAACTACCATAAAAAGGCAACCCGTCAATAACAATTTACAGCTGTATTTTCTTTTCTGAAATACACAATATCTACAGAGGTTAAGAGTACAGGGTGCTCACTTCGGCTAGCATGTAAGATAAATAAGCCATTAGCATCATAATGGAAACTTCACGATCGGTTGAGTGCCTGAGGTGCATGTCAAATCAGAGGAACATAAGTTACAGAAATGTCATCAATTTCAATCAAACAAATCGTGTTGTGTCAAGTACAAACCTGCCAAAGTACAACTTCTTGATGATATAAGCACTAAGAAGTCCAGACTGCAGCCAAAAGACATGTCAGTAAAGAATAAACTTAGGCAAAGCTAGAGGCGGAAGCATCATATAACTTACAGCTACTCCAAGAATGGTGCTGGTGCCAAATAGATAAAGGAAACTGCCAATAAAGTTAAGTAATTTGGCACCACTGATATTTCCAAGATCAAAGTTCTGGATTGCATTGAACAACACAACAGAAGTTGCGTCATTGACAACACCTTCACCAAACACGAGGCTGTACAAGAAGGGTGTCTCATCTTGGCTTAACACCTGCAAGGTGCACACCGAGTCTGTGGCCGAGAATATTGCCCCAAGTGCTGAAATTTAAGGTATAGATGAGTCAGAAAGAAAGAACTGTATATGGGCAATGGAAGTGCTTATACTTTGGGTAATGAATTTACCGAGATAGTCCCCAAGCTCAAGTGCGCCAATATTAAGCCTTGATACTAGTCCTAGAGCACCTGTGAAATCAAATGTGAGTTAAGGCAGGCAGAAACCCAGAAATTGACAATCATGGTAAAAATGAAATTTGGGAGCAAACTTACCAAGGGATATTACAGTAAAAGAgatcaaggtgccaactgcaCCAAACAGTGTAATAGTAATGAAGTTTCGAaagaactgtttcttcttcaCTTGGAACCTGGCTTACACAGAAAAAATGGAGAATTATGAGTGAGTTATACATATAGGTTCCTAGTCCAGATATTCACTAAATTATACATGGCATATCACCTACACTCTTAATGCGAAATACTCAGAGGAATAATTgcagatttattatttaatagcACACCGTAGTTGCTTTGCTACCAAAGTGTTTAGAAGAGGGAATCTTTTTTGGATTTTAGCTCAGAAAGCTCCAAAGACAAAACCTATCCAAAGAGGTCCTAAAACAGTAACAAAGTACATGTAATGCTTCTGTTTTTTAACGTAAACAGAAGGAGCTCTGCCTTCCAATTAAGGATTCTCCTGTCTTAATTAGAAGGAAAAGAAGGAGAAATTCCAAGCACAGGGATGGTAGCAACAGCTCTCTTGAACTACAGTTCTTATTAAAATCATAGCAAGTTTCTCAATCTCCAATGTGTGGCCCAACTCAACTTCTTAATTGTCAGAAGAATCATCTTTATTTGTCCTTTATTATGTAGGAAAAACTGATAAATTGTAACAATAATCCTTTATGTAGGAAAAACCGATAAATTGCaacaataaataaaataatggCACCATAACGCTAGAACATATAGCATCAATTGCAAGAATTCCATACCCTGCATTAAATATGATGGGCGGCAGCAGGTAAATAAAGAAGAGGTCCTCGCTGAACTGGAGCACGCGCGAGTGCTTCCCGCTGGACGCGAACAGGATCACCGCTCCAGTTCCCAGCCCCTGCAAAGCCACAGGCACATCAAACAACAGGGCCACAATTACCCCCTCAATTCCCGACAGACAACATTGCAATACCAATACCACaggggtgagagagagagagcataaACTCAGGTCATGAAAAGCGAGAAAGGGGGCGGTTGGATGGACTCACGATGAAGAGCGCGGTGATGGACTCGTTCATCCATCGGTTCTCCTCGAGGAGGTGGCCGACGATGATGCAGACGCACATGAGCGCCACGAACAGCCCCACCGCCGCGATGGACGCGTAGTCCGCCGGCGGGTCGCCCAGCGCCATCAGCCCCATCGTTCCCCACCTCTCTATCGACCTCCTCGCAGCTCCACTAATCACCGCCCCCAACCCTAGTACCtttaccaccaccgccgccccctAAACACCCGATTCCCACCTCGGCTTGCCTTCCAAGCAACCCCGCCGCCCGCACGCAACCCTGCTAGGCGGAAAA is a window from the Sorghum bicolor cultivar BTx623 chromosome 5, Sorghum_bicolor_NCBIv3, whole genome shotgun sequence genome containing:
- the LOC8082042 gene encoding sodium/hydrogen exchanger 2, with translation MGLMALGDPPADYASIAAVGLFVALMCVCIIVGHLLEENRWMNESITALFIGLGTGAVILFASSGKHSRVLQFSEDLFFIYLLPPIIFNAGFQVKKKQFFRNFITITLFGAVGTLISFTVISLGALGLVSRLNIGALELGDYLALGAIFSATDSVCTLQVLSQDETPFLYSLVFGEGVVNDATSVVLFNAIQNFDLGNISGAKLLNFIGSFLYLFGTSTILGVASGLLSAYIIKKLYFGRHSTDREVSIMMLMAYLSYMLAELLDLSGILTVFFCGIVMSHYTWHNVTESSRVTTKHAFATLSFIAETFLFLYVGMDALDIEKWKIVSQTYSPVKSVALSSTILALVLVSRAAFVFPLSFLSNLTKKTPNGKISFRQQVIVWWAGLMRGAVSIALAYNKFTRSGHTQQPSNAIMITSTITVVLFSTIVFGLLTKPLIRLLIPPRHLSREASALSEPSSPKSFFEQLATNSPGLPDIENGISLRRPTSLRLLLASPARSVHYYWRKFDDGFMRPVFGGRGFVPFHPGSPTESSVPLLAGNGN